The following are encoded in a window of Brachyhypopomus gauderio isolate BG-103 chromosome 18, BGAUD_0.2, whole genome shotgun sequence genomic DNA:
- the cfap53 gene encoding cilia- and flagella-associated protein 53, translating into MLTGQRHRTQCREFTGPTPHSVAVRAKYPSSRPSDYFILERRKQEAARNNVLEFTKDQSACDFRMLWERNTERQMVSATIDRRVQEAMAQYQMSIDERRERLREMLECEERELLREMEEKKETVLERQAKMRERAKYLQEKRESERQKIVADKLDQLFRERSEELRTAQMRRRQDEVCAERAEQIRTREETCRQHREEELLFAQLWENDRLAKEQRNNQETQRRRESSLQQVAFLRAQTEAAEQQRLRAKQLKEEESQLLREQREALRLEEQRERGDKRQSQEGRRRQLDLSLRLKMKRVVREQQEELALDMSILEQLLAQEKDEKKGETLRKLELREEQRRYREYLAGQLEEQKRQEAETEQVMEAELQKTWARRAEQWRLEKEARDRLMKDVLHTLHLQIQQKLQLNNQKQAELAKERDELNRKIQENKLLDEQEQTRVREARQEYRGDLLSQILHQKHLREAEQAEKDKEVQMGLLYQEKYNQKMQDILSRPVSNNIAVHPFRRRERPTSS; encoded by the exons ATGTTGACCGGTCAGAGACACAGGACGCAATGTCGAGAATTCACCGGACCCACGCCCCATTCTGTGGCAGTG AGAGCAAAATATCCATCGTCCAGACCCTCTGATTACTTTATTTTGGAACGGAGGAAGCAGGAGGCTGCTCGGAACAATGTGCTGGAGTTTACGAAGGACCAAAGCGCCTGTGATTTCAGGATGCTCTGGGAAAGAAACACTGAACGGCAGATGGTATCAGCCACCATAGACAGGCGCGTGCAGGAGGCCATGGCTCAATACCAAATGAGCATTgatgagaggagagaaag GTTGCGTGAGATGCTGGAATGTGAGGAGAGAGAATTactgagagagatggaagagAAGAAAGAGACTGTCCTTGAGAGGCAGGCTAAAATGCGTGAGAGAGCAAAGTATCTGCAAGAGAAaagggagagcgagagacagaagATTGTTGCCGACAAGCTTGATCAACTATTCAG GGAGCGGAGCGAGGAGTTGCGCACCGCGCAGATGCGCCGCAGACAGGACGAGGTGTGCGCGGAGCGTGCCGAGCAGATCCGCACACGTGAGGAGACGTGTCGCCAGCACCGGGAAGAAGAGCTGCTGTTCGCCCAGCTGTGGGAGAACGATCGTCTGGCCAAAGAGCAGCGCAACAACCAGGAGACCCAGCGGCGGCGAGAGAGCAGCCTTCAGCAGGTGGCGTTCCTGCGCGCTCAGACCGAGGCGGCGGAGCAACAGCGCCTGCGGGCCAAGCAGCTCAAAGAGGAAGAGTCTCAGCTGCTG CGCGAGCAGAGGGAGGCGCTGCGTCTGGAGGAGCAGCGCGAGCGCGGGGACAAGCGGCAGAGTCAGGAGGGCCGGCGCCGGCAGCTGGACCTCTCGCTCAGGCTGAAGATGAAGCGCGTGGTGCGGGAGCAGCAGGAGGAGCTGGCCCTCGACATGAGCATCCTGGAGCAGCTGCTGGCACAGGAGAAGGACGAGAAAAAGGGGGAGACACTCAGGAAG TTGGAACTGCGAGAGGAGCAGCGGAGGTATCGGGAGTACCTGGCGGGGCAGCTGGAGGAGCAGAAGCGGCAGGAGGCGGAGActgagcaggtgatggaggCGGAGCTTCAGAAGACCTGGGCCCGCAGGGCTGAGCAATGGCGACTGGAGAAGGAAGCCAGAGACCGGCTCATGAAAGATGTGCTGCACACCCTGCATTTACAAATCCAGCAGAAGT TGCAGTTGAATAATCAGAAACAAGCTGAACTTGCCAAAGAGAGAGATGAGCTGAACAGAAAAATTCAGGAGAACAAACTGTTGGATGAACAGGAACAAACCCG TGTCAGGGAGGCCCGTCAGGAATACAGAGGTGACTTGTTGTCTCAGATTTTGCATCAGAAGCATCTGCGTGAGGCAGAGCAGGCTGAGAAGGATAAGGAGGTCCAGATGGGCCTGCTCTACCAGGAGAAGTACAATCAGAAGATGCAGGATATCCTATCCAGGCCTGTCTCCAACAACATCGCAGTCCACCCCTTCAGGAGAAGGGAGCGACCCACCTCGAGCTAA